In Haliaeetus albicilla chromosome 26, bHalAlb1.1, whole genome shotgun sequence, the sequence TGCCCTGCTTTGCTCACACTGGATTTTTTAGGAACTGGGGTTCGGGTGCAAAAAGAGAAGGTTCACACGGGTACTGTACTTGAAGAGTGTGCTCAGGAGCCGGGAGGGGGCCACGTACAAACCCCACACCTTTCCCCTGCTGCTCAACCACCCCCTTTTCAGACAACAAAAACCTggacaggcagcagccagctgagGATCTGCACTTCTCTGAAATGTCCTCTTGAGATCGATGAGACTAAAGGCGGGATTGttggtggggggggagaggagtCCTTTGGTGCGGCATCAACTGATTGATATGCTGGACGGGGAGGCTGTGTAAGAGAATGGGCCATTTGCAGCATTTCCTGGTGCTACAGCTGGTGCGATCCAGCGCCTGGCTCCGGCGTGGGGAGCGGAAGGACGTCAATGGCAAATTAAGCAAGTCCGTTGAATAGGACTAATGCGTGTTGCAGCTGTGAGCTTCCCGCATTGTCTGCTGGGCCGCTTGGCACGTACAGGCAGTGAATCTTGCCTGCAGTAAGAGCCAGGCTGTCAGGCATCTGGGCTGATCTCTCGCTGGGCTCCCAGGGCTTTTCTCCTGGGGTGGCTGATCATTAGCGGCTTTGAGTGCTTTGCTTAGTGCTTTAGCGGGGTCTGCTCCTCTATAAACACCCTGCCCGCAGCTCAGCATGTCTCCTGCCCTCCTGGGATGAGCTCACAGCGGGCAGAGGCATGCTCGGCAGAAAGGGCTGTATACCTGCCTGAAACCATCCTGGAGCAAATCAGGGGTATCGTGCAGAAAATAAATGGTGTGATTGATGATGCTGAGGCAGGAGCCCATTAACTCTTCTCGTTGCACCTTTTGTGTTGGACACTGTAAAGGGGAGCGAGGGGTGGGCACGTCTGCAGCACAGGCTGACCAGGACGGTTCGTGGTGTCTGCTTGTTTCAGTGCCAGGACTTGATGTCCCAGACATCGTCACCCCTGAGCCAGAACGACTCCTGCACGGGCAGATCTGCCGATCTGCTGCTGCCCTCCGGGGACACTGGGAAGAGGCAACATGACCGTGGCACCGAGGTTGTTCCCTACTCCAGAGCTGAGCGCTACAAAGCACAGGTCAGTGGGTGCTTTTGTGTGTCCTGGGGGCCCCGCTGCACAGCTTAGTGCAGGCTCCCCCCTCTCTGGAGCCAGCGAGGAGTTAGGGCGATGCATGGAGAGACAGGGAGCTGGTCAGGCACAGCTTTGCACACTGTTGCTGGCTCAAGCATTAGAGCCAGCAGCTCATTCATGCCTCAGTCTCACCTTGGAAGTGGGTGACTCGCAATTCCATGAGTGCTGGCACCTTCACCCGCAGCgcgctgcctcctcccagcccctgtGGGATTTTGGCCATTGTGAACCTCAATTGCGTCAACCCGAAGAGCCCTCCTGGGATCCGTGTTTTAATCCATATTGGCCCTGTTGTGGTGTCACATCCATGTTTCTTCCCTTCCAGGAGGACCGTCGGGAGTCAAAGCTGACCCTGcgcccccccagcctggctgccccGTACGCCCCAGTCCAAAACTGGCAGCACCAGCCGGAGAAGCTCATCTTTGAGTCCTGCGGGTATGAGGCCAATGTAAGTGGCTTTTGGCTTGTGGGGGTGGCAAGGATGAGGAGGCTCTGGGGTCAGGTTGTTGTGTGTGGGGTTGTCACGCTTCCTGCCCTTCCCTGGGTGACCTGTCCCTCGCCAGCCATGGCTGCTGGCCGCTCATGGGACCACGGCATTGCCTTGGGTTTGCCAGGGTTTCCTGCGTGAAGCCGTTACCATCTCTCCCTCTTCCAAACAGTACTTGGGCTCCATGTTGATCAAAGACCTTCGAGGGACAGAGTCTACGCAGGATGCCTGTGCCAAGATGAGGGTACGGAGGCCACAGGGACAGGGGGGGTTTGCTCACAGCCTGTGGTGGATGATGTGGAGAAGGGAATGGGGAGGTCTTAGTGAAGCTGTGGTTAGCCAAACCCTGCAGGCTGCCGTTGTGCAGAGCAGGGGCCCAGGCTACTTAACAGGCTGTGCCACTGTCGCTGGTGAACTGCCCCTCTCCAGCACTTTTCCCCATAGTTGGAAGGTCTGTGCAGTGGGAGAATGGGCATTCTCCCTGGGAAAGGGGTGCTGGGTTTGCTTCAGgtccccatcccttcccctctgcttccACCAAGAGCaggctttcctcctcctggtcCAAGACCCCCAAAGCCTGCCCTTGCGGGGCAGTGGCCTGGAGGTCtctggggtgggctggggcGGTGGTGAAGAAGGGAGCACTTATCCACAACTAGTCACTTGAATGTTcttgtttctgaagaaatcCACAGAGCACATGAAGAAGATCCCGACCATAATACTGTCCATCACGTACAAGGGGGTGAAGTTCATCGATGCCTCTAACAAGGTGAGCTTCAGATGCCTCGAAGTTGGTGTCCGGAGGGACAAGACCTGCAGTCCCACCTGCCTGGGGGGCTGCAAGTCACAGTTAGTGGCTACAGAAGCCGCTGAGGAGCTGCTAGGGCTATGGGAGAGAACCAAGGTGGTGATGGTTACCTGAATGCCGAAGGCTTGGCAGTCTGGCTGCTTGTGGACCGTGTTGCCATTTATTCCTACCATGGGAGGGAGCTAGGACTGGTCTGGCTGGGAGACTCCTCCTCCCTGCCGTTACCTGTTTCGCTCCCTGCCCCCAGTACATGCTTGCCACAACCACCATTTGCTGGGTGTATTTGCCATCCCCAGAAGGGTGACGGGTGCTTGTGGTTGACCCCGGCAGAATGTCATTGCTGAGCACGAGATCCGGAACATCTCCTGCGCTGCTCAGGACCCTGAGGATCTCTGCACGTTCGCCTACATCACCAAGGACCTGCAGACCAGCCACCACTACTGCCATGTCTTCAGCACCGTGGACGTGGTGAGTGGGTTATCACATCTTGTCTCGCAGCACGCTGTAGTCCTTTGCAGTCCCCTTGTTTCATTGCTCAGCTTTATTGGCGAGTCATAGACCAGGATCTGGTCTGTTCTAGGACTCTCTTACCAGTTTCTACCATAAAATATTCCTTTCAGAGTCCTGGCTCAAAATGCTTTTACTTTGGAGCTCTGTCGACAAAGAGAATATTTGTCTGGCTTCATTACTGCAGTCTCCAGTGCTGAATAAAGCAGGGCAGGAGTTTTTCCCTCCTGGGGAATATGCTGTGAACAAAACCCTAATACACTCAATTATGTTGAGCGTAATAGGCTGATTTAACAGCCTTTTAATTCACCGAGAGTGGAAGCATAACTTGCTTTTATTCTTGGGCAGAATCAGCTGTACAAGatgttttggctttttctctttACAATGCAAAACGCTGCTAAACTGCGATGCTTGCAGGGCTGTAGCAGGCTCGCAGGTGGTCCCACCAGCCGAGGCTATGCAAGCGTGGAGGCAGCTCACTGCCAGCTCCCccgcggggcaggggggagctCAGTGGCTTTGCCAGGGATACGGCAGGATGCGACCTGCTAACGGAAAGGTgacgggctctgccgaggtcTGCATCTCCAGAGCAAGCTGTTGAGCGCATGGACTCTGCACAGGGCAAAGTAGCTCGTATGCACCTAACgactttgtgttttctgtgttcTCTCCAAAGAACCTGACGTACGAGATCATCCTTACGTTGGGGCAGGCGTTTGAGGTCGCCTACCAGCTGGCCCTTCAAGCCCAGAGAGCAAAGCCTCtgggtgctggagcaggagaaatgATTGAAACAAAATCTTCCAAACCGGTGCCTAAACCGCGAGCCGGCATGAGGAAATCTGCAGTATGTATGCGCGAGCCGGGTGCGATCTGCATGGTCTGAGCTGGGATTTCTCTTGGGCGCCACATGCTTAAACCTCCCCCTTGGTGGTGGGGGGAGCCCAGATGCAGACAAGGTGCCTGTAGCTGATATTGTAGTGTCCGTGGCTCTGCTGGCAGTCCTGCTGCGGGGTTAGGCCTTCCCCTGGTAGGATGAGGGCAAGCAGAGGTGGAAATAGCCCGGGTGGGATGGGGCTTAAGTGCCCTGCTGGGTCCAGCACAGCTTCCACGTGCAAACCCTGCAGAGCCGCAGTAAGATCCGCAGGTAACCTGCGGTTTGCAGTACAGGAGTGCCCCTGTAGCCAAAACCAGCCAAGACTGGAGCTGCTGAGGAGCAGGGACTGCTGCATAAGCCATTGCCTTCCTTTAATGTCtccttttgtctgtgttctGCTTGCTCCCCCCGCTCAGGTGCCGCTCCCTCCCGACACTCGCTGTTGTTACTGTCACACCTGTACAACACACCGCCCCTCCTACCTGCCGCTGCAGTCTGTTAGTCCTGGAGCTAAGGTCTTTACCCTTCTTCCTGCCATCTTCCATTACGAACTGACCCGGGCTGCCCCAGCTGCCACTGGCCCGCCTGCCTCCCCGCTTCCCGCGTCTCCTGCTGTGGTCCCGTGTCCTGCCTCGCTGCTGTCTTCCCTCCCCGCTCGTTCCAGGGCCGTGCCATGGGCTCAGATGAACCCCAGGGATAAACCGCTCATGTCCGCCCCCGCTGATGTAGAGTGGCAGCTCTCAACTAACCACGTTGCTCTTTCTGGTGTTGTTAACCTTCCTGTAGGATCCTGATTTAGGAGGACAAGATGAAAGAGCCATGCTTGGTCAGGAGAGTAAATCACATGGGAGCTCACCTGCCAGGAgctgtctccctctctctccctctgcctctttttttgttttttgtttgtttttttttttttttttatagtgcCATCTTTATAGTGCTCAATTTTTCATGCTTATTTGTGAGATGAAGCGAAGCTGTCGCTAATGGTAATAGGGGCTTGCAGGCCTAACGCAGGAAGTCATCTCAGGGTGCTGGGTTGAGACTGACGTGGCTAGACATGTTCTGGCTGTGAAGGACTCGAATGCCTCCCCAGCGAGAGCTGCTTCCCTGCACACGTGCACGTTTTTGGGATGGGCGTtaggcagagcagcagcctctCCGTGCTTTGAATCCCCACTTGTTCTATCCTGGAAGCATGGGTGACCTAACATGCCCTTTCTCTCCTTATTTTCTAGCTGGAGCCCCCTGAAGTGGACCAAGATTCCCAGTCTCATGCCAGTGTCTCCTGGGTCGTGGACCCCAAACAGGACTCCAAGCGGACCCTCAGCACTAAGTATGAGACCACTATCTTCTAAAGCAAACACACCCCGTGTCCACCTAGTCTAACCGTGCCTTTGCGATCTGATCTGTCTGCTGTTCTAAActccctcttcctccagctgctcGCACTGAGCCCCGCGTAGGCACTACGTCAAAGGCAGCAGCACTTAGGAGACTGTAGACTTAAACGGCTTTTGTACCTGATCACTACTGAACACTGTGAATTCTCCTTACTCGGAAACAAGGGTAACACACTGTTAGATATCTGTGAGGTGGGAGGTGCAGAGGGATGCAGGCTGGGGGGAATCAGAGATGTGGATCCAGGAAGCCGCCTGCCGTTTTCACGTCTTTCCCCTCGCTCTGGCACTGTGAATCCCTGGGGGAACGTGACACTCCCCAGgcctttttttctatttcaccTTCTTATCCTTGGACTGATGGAGACTTCTTGTCTCTGCGGTGCACGCACTCCCTCCTCCTAGATCCTCTTCTTCCCGACTGAGCCACGGCTGTGTACTGTTCCAGTGAACTCACCCCTCTTCTTACCTGCCATTCGAATCGACACTAACCACTGTGATGCTGTCTGCAAATAACACACGTTCACTAGATTTCCTCACGGGGACCCTTGCCCACAATCTCTCCCCTCAAAGCCTGGagcagaaaacctgctctgacGGGAGCACTGGTTTGGGCCGGGTGTGATCGTTCCCACTGTGAGCTCTGTCCCCTCTCAGAGACGAGGTGCAGTTTTGGTTGCATGCATTTCAGTCCCttgtaggatttttttccccgcCATAGTCCTTCTGTTTACACTCACCAGACTTCTCGTGAGCTTTGGGCGTAGTTCTCACTTGGCAGATTGTAAAGAGGTTAAGCTTTTAAAGGCACATGTTGTTAGCCCCGTGTTGGGAAGGAAAGGTTTTTGAGAGGGGCTGGTTACTGCGCTGTTAGAGGTCTGATAAAGCAGACGGAGCTCTGCTGTGTTCAGCAGGCTTACCGCAGTTGTACTTTTTTTGCTGAAGGGAGAAATGTGATTGAAATCAGTCTGCTGCTGATCCCAAAGCTTGTTTTCAGTCTACAAACCATTGCGTGATGAGGGCTATAGGGATCTTGAAACATCTGTCGCTTTCCATCCTTGAGAATGAGGTTTTCACTGAGAGATGGCCCTGCAATGGGCACCTCTGCCTTTTCTGGCTGTTTCTCAAATGCGCATGTTTTTCCTCTGGGAAAATGTCCCCATTTCTGTGTATCTCAGTAGAAGCAGCTTTTAATTCCAGAGTATGACTGGGAATCGTTTGCGTGAGACCGCAGGGCACTTGGCACAGgttggagcagagctgggacaggTCTGGGAATGCCGTACGGCGGTTCACAACCCAGCGAAAGCCCCTATGAGTCGGCCATGGCCCTACCCCTGGTTCCTTCGCTTGCGTTTGCAAAGCTCACCGAGATGAaactgaggaggaggaggatctGATGAATAACAGCACTGGGAGGCAGGACTCCTGCCCTGGTGCTGCTTCTCCCTGACTTGCTGTGCGTCCCAGCGACTTTGCCTCTCTTTACCTCAGTTTCCCCGTATACAGGATGGGGACGTACTCACCTACCTCTCGGGGGTGTAAGGCTCGCTCCGTTTGCAGAGCACTTTTAAGACCCTTTAGTGAAAGGCACTGCAACTTCCACACCGTGGCAGCAAACCCCCGATGCTCAGCCTCGCTCTCCTGACAGATGAAGTACTTAACTCGCACAAACGGCCTCGTAGCAAAGCTGCATCTTGGACCCCGACCAGCTCCTCGCAGGCAGCGGCTGTCGCACCTTTCCCAGGGAGAGGGCTGAGCAGATGGAGCAGCGGGAGAGGGGGTTGCAGCCGTGCGGTAGTTGGGCTGTACAAAACTCACTGATGTGCACCTTGAGGTGAATGTGAACTCACCTTGGGTTTTGCATCTTGGCAAAATCCCCTCGCAGCCCAGTTTTGGAGAGGTGGTTGTGACGGTGGGTCTGTTAGAGAGCTGCGAAGGAAGGTGGACGGCAGCTACCCACTCACCTCTGCGTGACGTGTCTGGGTGGACATCTTAGACATAAATGGGGAAGAGGGTGCCTTCGGATCTCTGGTGAAGCTCCATTTCCAAAACAGGTTTTAGGGTTTACCCTGAATCTCCCTTCGCGATCACCAGTTGGCATCACTGGGGAGAGGTCAGAACAGCAGCCCTGGCTTATTTGCACCTGGTATTTAGGGGCTGGAAGAAGCTTGTCCGAGTTTTGCTGAGGCTTTGGAGCTGTTGGCTCAAAGCTTCTGTTCCCCCAGACTTGTGGTGAAATCTGATGTTTCAAAATCTTTATTCAGCCCTTTCTCAGGAATGAGTTTCATCTCCCAAGTCACTTGTGGCGTGATGGCACTGAGCGGCAAACTGACTTCAAAATAAGGGCCAGGCTAGTAAGAACCCAAGTGAGAGGACTGCAAGGATTGtgttaaagcaaaaaaaaaaaaaaaaaaaaaaaagggtagtTCAGTCTAGTACATGTATTTCATATGCCATGGAGCCTTTTAACATAGAGCCAGCGCTCTGCCTAAAGAAGGGCTGCAGTGCCATCCTGCCAGGCAAAGCGTTGTGGACAGCAGAATATTACTGTGTCTGAGGGGCTCCGAGAGATTGGGTTTGGGTTCGATCAGCATCTTTCCAAGCTGTAAGAGTGCCCTGAGGGTTTCTATATCCTTCAAAGAGAAACTGAATTAACGGTAGCAGTGGTAGTGCAGTTTCTGTGTGTAACTATTCACGGTGCAGTTGTCCACACGTACGCCTGACTTTAGAGGGTCTGAGCTCATGCATCTCcccctgctttcagctgggcagggaagaTTCCTCAGCACCTCCTAAAACCGGGTCACTAGAGCATGTGCCTTTCTAAGGGTGACCGTCCAAACCCAGCTGGGATCACAGGCAGCCCTACCTAAACTACAGAGCTTCCGCTGTGTGTCCATAACCCTCACGGTTGTGTCTCATCTCCTGGCCGTATGCCTCATCTTTCCCAGCACTTGTTTTTGTATGACTCGGAAATCATTCATTCcattatcttcctttctgtttgccTCTGAAAAGCTGATCTCCGGGCAGCTGTCTCCTACCACGGAAATGTAGTAACGGGGCAGAGACCTAAGAAGCAGTGGCCTGCTGACACGAAGATCATCTCCATCTGGCACTGGTGTCTGCCTCGGAGTGGGTGCATGGCTGCTCAGTGAGGGCTCCCAAAGCAGAGGGGGGAAAGGGATCCCAGCCACCAGCTGAGAAAAGCAGCTCTCTCCATTTCTAGCAAAGGAAAGTTGAGACTTCCGAGGCTGAGAGCGATGTCACCTTTTCTAGTTTGAGACAAACGTCTTTCGACCCGTTTCTTTTTAAACGTGCAAAATGATACAGAGCAAATCCAGTTCATGGTTTAAATGTAGCACTGCGTTTTtttggtgaggaaaaaaaaatatattcttatttACTGAGAATCCACGCAGTCCGCAAGGAGTACAATAGAAAGTCTTAGCAGTGGGAGTGGTGTGTGCATCTCTAACGGTACTTAAATTTGCTTCAATTCTGGGTGAACAGTAGAGAACGCCAAATTCTTGGAAATAACTTCCTCCAGTGTGAGAAGCCTTGCAGGGTAAGTCTGCATCCTTCGTTTTCAAAGCTACTCCACACTTTTATAGCAAATGGAAATAACTTAAAGAAAAGAGTCTGCAAAGGATCTTTCACCCCAGAGTGGTTGTGGCCAAGTATTACCGATGGTACAAAGCTTGCTTCCCCAACAGAGAACTGTTGTATTGCAATACTTGACATTTCTATGGCAAGGACACAATTTCTTCCCATTTAGGCACTGACTACCTGGAGACGACTCCCTTCTCCAGCCTCTTGTGCACCtgtcttgtttttaaatgcagttatGCCCTGaagggttggggggtttttttaagtatattCAATTGTGATTTAGCACTTTTTTGATACTAGCTCATTATTTAATTAGTGCGACAGTTTCAGAAGATGAACAAATAAGGAGTTAAATTTTGGGCATTATACTGAAACAGTCCATACCTGAGGATAGATTGTATCAACCTGAGGATGGCTTGGCCCCCTCTAAGTCGGGTATCCCCAAATACCACCATCTCGAAGGTGCTGTGTGCTTACTTTTCTTGCAAATTACCAGAGTGTTTAACAGTAGTTTTGGCTGACTGATGTGTTTTCACAGTATGGTTCCCCTCAAGGGAGAGATGTTAAAATGGTTGCA encodes:
- the ANKS1A gene encoding ankyrin repeat and SAM domain-containing protein 1A isoform X7; this translates as MQKHLCQGCNVMEDQDLRDIGISDPQHRRKLLQAARSLPKLKPLGCDGNSQPSVPAWLDSLGLQDYIQSFLSSGYSSIDTVKNLWELEIVNVLKVNLLGHRKRIIASLADRPYEEPPAKPPRFSQLRCQDLMSQTSSPLSQNDSCTGRSADLLLPSGDTGKRQHDRGTEVVPYSRAERYKAQEDRRESKLTLRPPSLAAPYAPVQNWQHQPEKLIFESCGYEANYLGSMLIKDLRGTESTQDACAKMRKSTEHMKKIPTIILSITYKGVKFIDASNKNVIAEHEIRNISCAAQDPEDLCTFAYITKDLQTSHHYCHVFSTVDVNLTYEIILTLGQAFEVAYQLALQAQRAKPLGAGAGEMIETKSSKPVPKPRAGMRKSAVPLPPDTRCCYCHTCTTHRPSYLPLQSVSPGAKVFTLLPAIFHYELTRAAPAATGPPASPLPASPAVVPCPASLLSSLPARSRAVPWAQMNPRDKPLMSAPADVEWQLSTNHVALSGVVNLPVGS